The nucleotide sequence TCCCATGCAGATTTCAATACTATGGCTATAGATTCCAATGAGGCAACATTGGAGACATGTTACGAAATGGACAAATTGCCATCATTGATTGGAGAtacccaattcaaattttcattggAAATTTGGGAAACTTTGTTAAAGGAGCATATTATCAAAGACTTTGAAGCTAGTGGTTTAAAAGATACTGCATTCAGGTTGATCATACAAACCTACAGACGACGTTATGCTCGGGATCAGCAATTAAGGGTTTATGCCATTCCCGTGTCAACCAGTGagattgaacaatttcaactgtTTGGTAATCGATATCCAACGGATTTCAAGCAAGATATTACAGAGAAGCAGAGATTgatcaacaccaaaaaaCATGTCTCAGAACtacaaaaattcaacaacatgTCCCTAAAAGGTAAAAAGCTATTATCATATATTATTTCCATGGACAATGGTTATATCGACGCAGACAAAACTTCGTACTATAGCTTGCCACATTATTTGCCTAACTCATGGCGTGTGCAATATTCTATTAAACGAGtcaaaaatttatcaagagAAGACTTTACCCAAGTGTTTGACTTGCCAATCCAACAACTAAGTGAGCAATTCCAACTgacaaataaatcaaagtCGAAGTTTATGAAAAAGCTACAACTGTTGCATCAAAAATACGAAAAAATAGGAGCAATAAGAAAAAAGCAATGggaattgaaggaaaagacTACAAATGTTTATAGACCAAAGTATCATTTCTAAGCAACACAACTACTCAATCTTTATTGATCCATTTGTtaattcatcaccatttgTAAGCTTTGCTTGAGCTTTTTCCTTGCCACCTTCGAAATTTTCTCTCACTCTGAGATAATGCTGCAACTCTTCAGCAGAAACTGATGgattcaattcattttgtGCTTTGATAAAGTCCTCCATTTTCACCAATACAGTGGTGTCCTCTTTCGTAGCAACATTATCAAACCACCATCTAGAGTTGACCtcatttttattttggGCAACCATGTCAGCGTTGTATGCCTTGATTTTctcatcaacttcacctGCAACTCTTGTCATGGCATTCAACATCGAGTCAGAACACAATGCATAGAAATCAGCACCAGTATATGTGAAAGAACATTTCTCGGCgatctttttcaagtcgACTACATCgtccaattgaaattttcttgTTAATGCTTCCAAAATCTTGGTTTGTTTGTCGTCAGTGTCTGATATTCCAAGATACAACATCTTGTCAAATCTACCAGGTCTCAACAATGCTTCATCTAGCAAGTCAGGTCTATTTGTAGCACCGACGACAAATACTCCATCACCACCTTCACTACTCATACCATCCAACTCTGCAAGCAACTGAGAAACAATTCTATCCATAACACCCCCTGAGTCACCTTGGTTACCCCTTTTTGGCGCCACTGAATCCAACTCATCGAAGAAGATAACACATGGTTTGGCATCTCTTGCTCTTTGGAAAACACGACGTACATTAGCTTCAGACTCACCAATGTACATATTTAACAATTCAGGACCTTTGAcggaaaagaaattcaaagaaaagTTCGTAGCTATAGCCTTTGCTAACAAAGTCTTACCAGTTCCAGGTGGACCGTAAAATAATATTCcacttctttttttaaGTCCATTGTTAAACAATTCAGGGTGTTTCAAAGGCATATCAATGGTATCCAAAATCTCATCCTTGACCAAGTCTAATCCTCCAATGTCTTCCCATTTGACATTTGGAATACGAGGAGCCCCAATGGAATCACTAAACTGGTTTCGAGCTTCGTTGATGGCAGCCTCAAAATCTTCGGGTATCCAGGTTATAACCCCACCATTTCCTATATTGATCAAGCTCTCAACTGAAATGCAAAGCTCCTTGGATAATTTTGTCAATCGTTTTATAGCCAATTTTTTAgattttttgataattgatATTAAATCTCGTGGTGTTAATCCAGCAGATTGCAATGCAAGTGTCTTCGAATTAATGTCTTTTCTTGGTTCAAATGGATAGGATGTGAGATCAGTCAATGGTGTTTTACACTTTTCGTTTGCAATCAAATACTTGAAGATCTCCAAACGTTCATTTTCAGTAGGCACGGTAAATTCTATAgtgaatttcaaaattgattttaaatTATCATTTAATTTGTCATAATCATTGCAACTCATAACAACAACGAGATTGGAGTATTTTTCCAGATATTCGGTCAAAGCTTCAATAACCTTTAATGCAAGTGATGCAAAAATGCTAGAATTTTGATCGTTTTCATCTGTTTTGGGCACCAAGTTTTCAATGTGCTTCAAATAAATGACGTGAAAAGCTGATTGGTTTGGTACATTGGCTATCAACTTATCAATCTTACCATTGAGCAATCCGATTGTTTTTAGTTCCTGACCAGGATTGATAAAGTCAAAGCAATCAagttcaatcaaatttaacCCCATATCGATACATGTGCTACGAACCAACGTAGTCTTCCCAATTCCTCTACTCATTGAGGTCAAAAGTATTGATGTCCTTAAGTTAATTTTAGAAGATAAGcatgttttcaaaatctttctGAATTCTTGTGcatatttgaaatcattagATATACTATAATTGAATATTGGTGGCAAGTTGAGATACTGATGCCAATTGGCATGTTCGTTTGCTGGCAATCTCGAGCTCTCAACCCCAGAAGATACAAGCAAAGTCTTTGTCGGATTGATGAGAAATTGGTTGGTCCCCACTTCATTTGTACCTTTGATGTCAGTGACCTTAAACCATGCTACTGCATCTGGATTCCCCACTGGAATCACCTCCAAATTTTGTTCTCCGTTTTCTTCGTTATTTTCGTCGTTTGCATTATCAAACATGACTTTTGCCAAAACAGTATCAATAACCACTGGAAAGTAATCACCTTCCTTGACACATTTCAACTGATCACTGAGAATCGTTTTTAAACTGGAGAAGAAGCTTTGCTGGTAGGTCTTATCCATAGTTATTTGAGAGCTAACccttgaaattgttgctgaCTCTGCAACAGGAATAAGTGTAATTAACGAATCACCTTGCACCAGTTCAACTGTGACTTCTGAGTTTTCGTCAAGCTgtaaattgatcaatagTATTGGCGACAAATAAATGTATCCCATTTCAAACGATAATTGAGGTTCAGTGAAGCCAAATATCCTCACAATGACAGACTCCTTCTCtgtgttgattttgactAAGTCGCCATTGAAGACAGGAAATCCCAACTTGGTGAAATCtgagttgttgataaatacAAAGAGCTCTTTATCTTCTTTACGCCAAGCTTCCGGGGGATGTTCAAAGTTCATTTTCTCAAATAAAGGCTGAACATAAAACTTAGTAGACTTGCTTGGTTTTGTATGGGTGTCGAATTGTAAACCCGATGATAAGTAACTAGACAAGTCTAATTCAGAATCCACTTCGTTAGCAACATCAGACCCATTTTCAGCAAGTGACTTACTAGCATCACTTTGGttaatcaaaacaaagtttgTATCAAGATCAACCTTTCCCTGAGCTACAGGCTCGCATAGATTGGCTCTCCCATTAATCAAACGAATCGCGTCACCTTCATTCACCACATTACCATTCCCCgcaagaaattgaaacacaaacaattgCTTTATAGCTTGTTGGGTTTTATCCTTCAATAAATGATAGATGTCGTTGGGTACAGAGACAAAAACTTGTGACAATTTGGGAATGGAAGCCACATCAATAGATTTGACTGCAGCCAAATTGAATGTTAACTCATCACTATTGAATTTTGCCATATTGGAGCTATTGATGAACACAATCGATTTGGTGAGTTTAAACAGAACTCTGCCAACTTTGAGTATTTGGAACTTGTCAAAATAGTCCGGAGCTCCTAATAACCTGACTAATATGAAGTTATTCTCAGGTACATGTATAGGGTATTCAATGTCTTCTTCTGTCACGCCCGGAAATATTTCAGCAAATATATCCTTggaaatttcaacaatgtcaaacTCGTTTCTCTGCATTAATTATGCTCACATTCACCACTGTTGATACGGACTCGAACGGGGTGTAGTCATTAGGCATagaatttgaaactgaaggcattttgttcaaataacaataatttgttttcaatggaACTCGAAGCAAAATGTATTTCAACTTGAATGTGATTCATAGATTGAATATTTATTCCGCTGGATACGAAAAGGCTTTGTGGGGAAGAGCTACCATTTGTTAAATTTATTTTGCGCAATTCTGCTAGGAGGAAGTGGTACAGGAATAGGTGACAGAAAGAGGTTGTTAAACTTTTAAGTTGATAATGATTAGAGGAGTCTAAGACAGATGAGTTCGGTGCGTATAATGACAGTCCACCCAGAACCAAATGGGAATATCAACGTGTCGGAAAGGAATGCGACTTAGAGCACACTTCAATCAATTATGGGCGGCATATCGAGCCAATATAATCTAAAGCAGTTTTTGTCTAAGAAAGCAACTTCATGTAAACCAATTTTGAGTCGTCATTCCATCAAAGAcccattttcaaacttcACCAGACCATTGTATATGCAGGAATCAATCGCTACCAATACCATCGCTAAGTATTAAAAccttgaaaaaaaaaatcgaGAGTCCAACTTCACTCAAACAATTTACTTCCAAGAAATACCTCGATCGAATCCGGACTTCAATAAACAGTATGTTCTAACTTATCAATATAATTGATCAAGCTTCCTTCTCAAAGAAAAGAACCAATTCAATATGATGAtaacttttttttattttatctATACCAAATAAGAGCTGCTTAGACTGGTCCCCGTCTTTTTACGTTTTCATcgttttgatgaaatttggGACTCATTGGCAATGATATGGTATTAATAGTCATAGTTACACTGAATTAGGAAATGGGTTCTTTTGATCATTTTGAGGTCTAATGGGGAGAGCTACTTGGTCTCAATGAAGGGGAAATTATTTTACTAACTTTCTGTATAGATTCTTtaattgtattttgtaGTTGAATATACGGAAATATCTGTTTAGAATGAGAATTGTAGTGTCCATCTAGTAGGCCATCGGCATGTACTGCTCTTTGTCGTTGAGACTCGTCCCTTTAAATAGGAGACATCCAACCTCGTTAATTTGAacagcatcatcaattggCGATGCTCAACATGGGCTAACAATACACTACAAACAATTCCCTATTATATGCGTTAAATTTATGTTATTATACAAACTAGTAACCCTATTTCTTCACCACCTGTTTGCTTCTTTGCctcattcaaatttgaattcttcttgttccttcaacaatccaaaaatcaaatttactcttcatcttcaacaacaacagtttGTAAACCCTTGGTGGAAGGAACAATTACTGGTTCAACATAAGCAAATAATTTCTCTTTAGagttttcttcatcatttctCTTTCTTGAGATTCTCAATCTTACTCTGTGTTCAACACCTTGGACACCTCTTTTCCACAAAGcaacattcaattttgggtCTAATCTGACATCAGTGGTTCCCATGTGCAAAGTGGCGAATTTTCTGATTTCCTTGACAGCTTTTGGAGCtctctttttgaaatgaacACCGTGCAACTAAAAAATTAAATGTTAGTAAATTGGTCTATTTGGTAGGAGAAAATATCTGAAGATGTGAAATAGCTAAGAACTGTGAATACAGATGGCTAGAAAATGTTTGTACATGCGACATAGCACTGGCCCTATTTCCAATCTTGAGTGTCCAAGTAAAATATTGGACTTTCATTCTCTGATTCGAAAATACTGTCCCCCATTTAAAAACCTAATCCCTTGCTGCCTCAATATGGATTCACTCATTCGTGAAATCTATAGCAGATGTGATATAGACGATCAGTGCTTCCTCAGCCATGGTACATCACAGTTTTTCTTATGCTACTTCTCTTcacttcttttttgaacaatCTCCAGTTTGATCAGACATTTATGGAATTTGAACATACTCTCTTGTGCAAGTTAATGGTGTATTCCCTGGTGATGACGTCTTGTAAAGCCATTGTGGTTGATTAGTTATGTATGGGTTTAACTACTTTGGATAGCTTGAATTtctaaaattttttttttttcactcaACTCTNNNNNNNNNNNNNNNNNNNNNNNNNNNNNNNNNNNNNNNNNNNNNNNNNNNNNNNNNNNNNNNNNNNNNNNNNNNNNNNNNNNNNNNNNNNNNNNNNNNNNNNNNNNNNNNNNNNNNNNNNNNNNNNNNNNNNNNNNNNNNNNNNNNNNNNNNNNNNNNNNNNNNNNNNNNNNNNNNNNNNNNNNNNNNNNNNNNNNNNNNNNNNNNNNNNNNNACTCTCGCTCTTATTCTTTGGTAACTAAACTATGTGATAacaattacacaaaattgagaGTTTTAatgtactgcatataattCATATTGGTAGCTTCAGTACCTTCATAAACGCTTATTAGGTCTAAGCCCTAATCACCTTAATCATAGTTTTCAGGTAGCTCCCATATACGTAGTacacaacaaccacaaccactATCAAAGAAACTAGGAGCTAGTGATTTCTAGAGTCGCGCCTTATATATTTAACAGATGTCCTTAAGACATGCGGTGTCTATAAGAGAGGCAACAAAGCCATTACTGTGTCTTGCATTCCTTGATTGAAATATGGATGATTGGTAAAGTAGACTCCTTTCGCCAATCAGTTGATATCATAATCATTCGGGTCTCTCTATGTCaaagtcaatttcttccaCGATTCTTAATTTGTAGTTCTAGTAGAAGAGGAAATGAATGTTTGATACAGTGGACAACTTTTGTtatcttttttttggttgcaaaatctatttaaaaaattgagagaaaaattcttttcaaactaCATCGTAAAATTCAAGGATTGCATGCTCTGTATTGATTTAACAGATATTGTAGCCCACACATGTACTAAGATCTCTCTCCGTGTTAAATAGGAAATGCAATGGATAAGTTTTCTCATGCTTACTCTGTTGGTTGATCGTCTCTCTTATCTCCCCGCGCAAAGTTAGCCGAGataaaaaaacaaaaactgaTAACTACCATAACATCTGTTTAAGGAATCACCAAGTACTTCACAGCAACTTCACTCGGCATCTAGTACAATATCTACCGCCATTTCTATTTCCAATGGTATCATcgaattcaaatcaaccaaatccACCTTCAGACCAAACACCAGCTACACCACACACAAACATCCTACAACAAGCTAAACAAacccaacaacaagatttaAAACAATCAGCAACTTATATTAAACAACTACATACAATAACCAATCATTTAATAttatccaattccaattccGATCCACTAACTACTAAAAGTAACTTACTAGATAAAATCACCACCATACATCAACTAAATAACAATATTGATCATCAATtaaatgatgaaataaGTAGTAGTTATTATAATATGATGAAAGTGAAACAAAAAGTTACGAAAATCAGTCAGGGATGCAGAAAGAGGTTTGATGCAATGAATGAAGTCGTTAATCTTGATGATATAGATACAGAAATAGGTGGTATTAGTGGTGATAGTGACGATAGACGCAACGTTGGACGTagtgaatttgaaagaagGAGTAGTGTTGCCAGACTTGGTTTACAAAAAAGATGTGAATTGATCGATCAAGATTTGAGGATATTGGAACACAcgttgaaattgaaaaatgaacGAGATTAACATGAGCTTTGCTTCCCTTTAcattacaattgaaaaggTCGGCAAGAAGACTACTAAGAAAGGAAGACTCACTCTGTAGTTTAGACCAAGAATagatgcaaaattttttacAAATATTAAATGCTATATCACGAAAGAACTGAATACTACCCCTGTTTAATGTTTATGGCTcccatttcttttcttcaatccACCCCACATGAACAACCTTGATTAAATCGCGTAAATTTATATGTTtatcttttttcaatactcTATTCTCATTAACCAAAGAGGAATAAATCTTGTAATATGAGTCCTTAGGGATATGCGATATTGATGTCTGTTTAACTCGTAAATCTGCTTTTGCGGGGTCAGGACAATAAAGCCATTTACGACGACGATAGTTCCATAATATTGTACCAACATTTATGTCCTGTGGTTGTGGCAGTATCAACAGTTGTGATGAAGGTCtagatgttgatgatgatgatgatgatggtgctggtggtggtgctaGTGGGTGTAATGCGTGCAGACTCAGTTTTGTTGAGTCACAGGGCACTttagtggtggtggatgCTAgcatattttcaaattctttacGTAGTATTgtaaaatcaatatcattatACTGTGGTGCATCATGGGTATCAGAAGAGGATCCTGTTGCTGTGATACTATCCAAcgcttcttcttcctcttcctcctcttcttcttcacaCTCCAGTGTAACTTCatttatattttgaaactgtGCCTGATGATGTCGTATAATATCTTGTAAAGTTGTGCGCACATTGAAACTAGTTTGATCAGATACAACTGTAGTTGAACTACCGACGTCGTGATTATTCAATCCTTGACTATGAGAGACAATAGCGCCATTATTATGGTTGGGGTTACTATTGTTACTATGGGTACCATTATAATGATCATACATCTTATCCAAGCTCTTGTATTTTTTATAATCttgtaaaaatttttcttcagtTGTATTGTACCCTTTTGATGCTCTaaccaatttatcaaatgacATATGCTCATctgattcatcatcaacaaacaaatcatcaatcaaactaTCAACAGTAAACACATCCTCTGATATTGACTTTAATCGATGTATAAATGAATGCCACTCGTGAGAGATTTTCTTGAGAAATCCCtgtgaagatgaagatgtagttgctgctgctgtaGAACTTTTTGTAGATTTTGAGCTGGACACTTTTCCTTTTGGTAATGGTGTAGTCGCTCTGGTTGACGGTATAACAGACACAGGTGCTGTGGTAACTGTAGATGAAGTGGGTGTTGGAGTATTTGAAGTAGGACTATTGATTGTCGTGTAAGAAGTAATGGGGTGATGATAACTGGTCCTTGGATTCCTCTTGTCCCCTCGTAGTTTGGGTGTAGATTGTGACTTTCTTAACTTAGCAAATGTAGatagttttgatttatgTGTATCAGTTATACTTTGACTTTCACTACTCATCATGGTTGTAGCAGCAACAGTTACCATTTCTGTGCACTGTCAAAActaaaccaaaaaaaattgttgagtcAAATAAGTGTGAGGAGGAGAAGTGAAAATAACCGattttttttaaataaTTTATTCGACAAAAGTATTCAGCTGCAAAGACTAGGGAAGAAGTGAATAAATGGATGAGGAGAATCAATGAAAATCCATATGCAATAAACTGTGTAGTTTAAAATAGGCAATAATTACTAGCGTTGATTAAAGATGAGGGTATTATTAACAATAATCCGAGGGCGGTTAATcttaaaaaaagaaatttagAAATTAAAACCGCCCTACAGAATTGACCAAAAGTTTAGTTGATGTGTAAACTAAGTGATTGACTAGTAAGAAAGGTAAGTAAATAAGCTGATAGTTATTAATCTATTAAAGTATTAAGATATTATGACAGATTAAAAAGTACAAATTAAAAGTAATAAATAAAGTCTGGAATCGAAAAGAAAAAGCTCAAACCTCCATCTCTCAGTATCTATCATCACAATACCCTTAATTATATCTTATCAAATGAGTCACGTGAAACTTGTGTTGCGAAAAATAATCTACTTTTGACCAAAGGTACATCCAGAACTATATTAAGAATACTACCTATAAAGCTACGTTATGAATATTAGTCTCAGAAAATCCATAACAAAGCAAACATAGCTACCTCGTCACCCTCGAATAGAAACACTACTACACCCCATGATAATCTCATCCGTTTATTAACTACAAATTTCTCTTCCTAAATTTTTGTATACACCACACTTTCATCCTTTCATAACCCCTTTTATCCTAGTATACGTATCGTAATCGAAATTCCATCCGCCTTTTTCTCTCATCAACTCATGATTCAATTCATAATCTacttcattttccaattcaactGCTCGCATAAGAGCTTTGTCTTGTAGATATGAACCCCTTTCTTCCCATTTGATGTTATATACAACATAACTCAATCCTGaatgttgattgtttgttgattgagCTAAGTTCCATGACCGAGAGTTTATTCCATTGGCGAAAAAGCCATGATATGATGGTAGtgaaggaagaagaagaactTGAACTGataaatcaccaaataTATCTTTATCAACCGACTGAGGAATAGTATTGGCGTCATTTGAGTTACTATCATTCGTTTGTTTCTGTGGTTCAGTTTCATTAATTACTAAATCGTTCTTGTTTACCCCCATTGATGAATCCTTTGAAGCCTGATTTAACGCGTTGATGGGTCTCAAAATATCATCCATTGTCCATTTCTTATTCCAAACACTTAAATCAATagaatcattgaaaaatccGATATGTAATAAAACTTGCAAAATATCAGAATCATCGGTATAAA is from Candida orthopsilosis Co 90-125, chromosome 1 draft sequence and encodes:
- a CDS encoding Pex6 protein (S. cerevisiae homolog PEX6 has ATPase activity, protein heterodimerization activity and has role in import into peroxisome matrix, receptor recycling, replicative cell aging), with translation MQRNEFDIVEISKDIFAEIFPGVTEEDIEYPIHVPENNFILVRLLGAPDYFDKFQILKVGRVSFKLTKSIVFINSSNMAKFNSDELTFNLAAVKSIDVASIPKLSQVFVSVPNDIYHLLKDKTQQAIKQLFVFQFLAGNGNVVNEGDAIRLINGRANLCEPVAQGKVDLDTNFVLINQSDASKSLAENGSDVANEVDSELDLSSYLSSGLQFDTHTKPSKSTKFYVQPLFEKMNFEHPPEAWRKEDKELFVFINNSDFTKLGFPVFNGDLVKINTEKESVIVRIFGFTEPQLSFEMGYIYLSPILLINLQLDENSEVTVESVQGDSLITLIPVAESATISRVSSQITMDKTYQQSFFSSLKTILSDQLKCVKEGDYFPVVIDTVLAKVMFDNANDENNEENGEQNLEVIPVGNPDAVAWFKVTDIKGTNEVGTNQFLINPTKTLLVSSGVESSRLPANEHANWHQYLNLPPIFNYSISNDFKYAQEFRKILKTCLSSKINLRTSILLTSMSRGIGKTTLVRSTCIDMGLNLIELDCFDFINPGQELKTIGLLNGKIDKLIANVPNQSAFHVIYLKHIENLVPKTDENDQNSSIFASLALKVIEALTEYSEKYSNLVVVMSCNDYDKLNDNLKSILKFTIEFTVPTENERLEIFKYLIANEKCKTPLTDLTSYPFEPRKDINSKTLALQSAGLTPRDLISIIKKSKKLAIKRLTKLSKELCISVESLINIGNGGVITWIPEDFEAAINEARNQFSDSIGAPRIPNVKWEDIGGLDLVKDEILDTIDMPLKHPELFNNGLKKRSGILFYGPPGTGKTLLAKAIATNFSLNFFSVKGPELLNMYIGESEANVRRVFQRARDAKPCVIFFDELDSVAPKRGNQGDSGGVMDRIVSQLLAELDGMSSEGGDGVFVVGATNRPDLLDEALLRPGRFDKMLYLGISDTDDKQTKILEALTRKFQLDDVVDLKKIAEKCSFTYTGADFYALCSDSMLNAMTRVAGEVDEKIKAYNADMVAQNKNEVNSRWWFDNVATKEDTTVLVKMEDFIKAQNELNPSVSAEELQHYLRVRENFEGGKEKAQAKLTNGDELTNGSIKIE